The DNA segment gtgtgcgtgagttgaTAGTGGGGAGGGGATTAGGGGGTttaattaggaaaataaattgctaaattagtaattaacaactaattaaaaatgCTAATCCACCTCTAACTTTAACAAAAATCtcttaattgaaaataaaatgcacttaaaagtttaaaatcataaaattatctaataattaaattaggcttttaaaatgcttaaaactacataatcatttaaaatatcccaaatcctaacttaaaataaaataccgcatttcaaattaccaaaatcgtcaccggtctctattcatcgatcccgcatcgaataatcgtctgaaacatgaactcaagaaaatattttagcgtgcatcacataaacataaataattttaaaataatgaaaagaaataaatcatgcattgataaaatcattcttaaacttaattaaaataatttagcaattaaataaatgcatgggttttacgtgcactgaaattgggctctacaataataataataatagtaaatatgtgatattttaaaatatttaataaaagggACCGAGCACTTGCAGCTTTACCAAAtgctatagctagtggtaatgatgcaactcaaatcttttaaaccgcacagcaaatcaagcatcacggttcgaccgctctaccaagcagggataattattgcacccaacatgtaacttgcaaaaaaatatatcataaactAATAATAGTAACCAGATCGTTAACTTCattaaaaaatagaattttttttatatcatatttgatAACTTAAAAACATACCAAAATAACTTTCAAGtagatgaatattttatttttttttaatttttcaaataaaagccAAAGGGTGGGAGATCGGGTTTAGAACCCATAGCAAGGGTCAATGACTACGTAGATGAACATAACATCAATATAGTATCACCAAAAAATTAATCTACGTACATGATTTATAACTCATCTGATATCattgtttcaattttaaaaCGAGTTTGAGACTCAATTGCAGCAAAAGTCTTCCcaacctaaaaaaaaaaaagttgtaaCAACacctaatttattaaaataaaaagagatttattaaataacatTTGGAAATTTTACTCAATTGTAATCCAAGTTTTAGATTTTAATAATAAGAttcataaattatataataaactttccattacatattatataataaaaatcttaagttttaaaaaaaaaattaaagatttgattattgtttcctaataatttaatttaggcaCAACTCTTTTGCTCAATGCATTGCAGCAAAcagaaaaatatcaaaaaaagcCCCTAATAACAAAGTGGCCAACCAACTTGATCCAAACCGCGTGTCCTAATATTTTCAAAGTCACCCCCGATGACGTGTTCACACGTTGTGTCTCACTAAATTGATACATatacatatgtgtgtgtatatatctACAATGAAGTTTTTCAAACCCCGTTTCATAAAATAGACTTTCGCATGTTTGCGTTCACATTTGTTTTTTGAGGCATTATTTCAAACAACTAAACTGCACGCTGTACATGGGCGCTCCTTTTTGACAGAAAATCCCCCTTGGGTGCTTGCGGCTTGTTACAGGAATCCCATCTGGAGATGAGTGACAGCAAGCAGCAGAGGAAGAGAAGGCGAAAAGAGAAAACAAGTGATGATGGGGTTGGCTCAATCGAAGATGGTGAGAAGAAAGAAGGTGCTGTCAAGACTAAAGGGCTGACGGAGATCTTGACTTCTTTGATTATATTGGACGATCAAGCGAAGGAAGACGAGGAAGAGGTGGAGAAGGCGAATCGACAAGAAAGGATTCATTTTGAGGAAAACCATGGTAAGAAAACTCGTGCAATGATGGATTATTTCCCCAATCTGCAGGATTATCACAGGGATGCGGAGTTTGCGGAAGGGACGCGGAAACGAAAGGCCCGGGCTAATGCTTTGGCTGCCACTAGCGCTGCTGTTATGTCCATTAGTGCGGCGGATGTGGAGGATTCAGTTCTGAATAGTGATGATAAAGGCACCCTGAGCGATAAAGCCCAGGTAACTGGGCCGCAGAGGCGGCTGTGGGTTAAGAACAGGTCGAAAGATTGGTGGGATCAATGTAATAGTCCAGATTTTCCAGAGGAAGATTTCAAGAAGGCTTTTAGAATGGGGAAAGATACATTTGACTTGATTTGTAACGAGTTAACCTCTGTAGTTGCTAAAGAAAATACTATGCTGCGGGATGCTGTCCCCGTCAGGCAACGAGTCGCGGTCTGTATATGGCGGTTGGCGACAGGTGAGCCTCTTAGGCTCGTTTCCAAGAAGTTTGGATTAGGGATATCGACGTGTCATAAGCTCGTGCTCGAGGTTTGCTCGGCGATAAGGAACGTTTTGATGCCAAAATACCTCAGATGGCCAGATGAGGATACCATAAGAACTATTCGGGAGGATTTTGTAGCCATGTCTGGGATACCTAATGTGGTAGGATCAATGTACACCACACACATTCCAATAATTGCCCCTAAGATCAGTGTCGCAGCTTATTTTAACAAGAGGCATACTGAAAGGAATCAAAGGACCTCCTATTCAATTACCCTTCAAGGTGTTGTTGATCCTAGAGGAGTGTTCACTGATGTGTGCATTGGTTATCCTGGTTCAATGCCGGATGATCAAGTGTTGGAGAAATCGACCCTTTTCCAA comes from the Primulina huaijiensis isolate GDHJ02 chromosome 8, ASM1229523v2, whole genome shotgun sequence genome and includes:
- the LOC140983411 gene encoding protein ANTAGONIST OF LIKE HETEROCHROMATIN PROTEIN 1-like encodes the protein MSDSKQQRKRRRKEKTSDDGVGSIEDGEKKEGAVKTKGLTEILTSLIILDDQAKEDEEEVEKANRQERIHFEENHGKKTRAMMDYFPNLQDYHRDAEFAEGTRKRKARANALAATSAAVMSISAADVEDSVLNSDDKGTLSDKAQVTGPQRRLWVKNRSKDWWDQCNSPDFPEEDFKKAFRMGKDTFDLICNELTSVVAKENTMLRDAVPVRQRVAVCIWRLATGEPLRLVSKKFGLGISTCHKLVLEVCSAIRNVLMPKYLRWPDEDTIRTIREDFVAMSGIPNVVGSMYTTHIPIIAPKISVAAYFNKRHTERNQRTSYSITLQGVVDPRGVFTDVCIGYPGSMPDDQVLEKSTLFQRANAGFYNGVWIVGGSGYPLMDWVLVPYTQQHLTWTQHAFNEKIGEMQRVAKDSFARLKGRWGCLQKRTEVKLQDLPVVLGACCVLHNICELRNEELDPTLKFELVDDEMLPDNGLRSANAMKARDKIAHNLLHHNHAGTSFL